The Halorhabdus sp. BNX81 genome includes a region encoding these proteins:
- a CDS encoding cellulase family glycosylhydrolase — translation MTDPDRPPTGDRVASLTNRVTSGDGQSRRAFLKSSVLTGALAFGVGTGALGGASAAIPTPPLHRDGNLIKDPDGNTVTLRGVNIADPKRINETAQARGMTATQVIDMLTDESNGWYPRMIRVPVQPVDIGEYEPGSGPPVPAFNESELESYLSNHLDEVVQRCADRGVYCIIDYHRHRDVQWAEGQDGPVNTELQDEVDMFWDTVAPRYADQSHVLYEVYNEPTEPGMWEDPTTTQWVADIWQLWLEMAQPWVDTIRSHADNLILMGSPSWSQSPEGALVEEFDGEDIAYTFHIYPGHNSSQSQNWEDASNNGEGVAGVYEQAPLFVTEFGWEENAGQYIGGTDDFGTAFLDFLEKSEAIHWTAWCADPVWRPVMFSRPFAENADDSIGDPYNGTVPEACSELPCEWELTTGSGAMGDDIKAALEQYRNDGIPGEGTGGGDGNGDDEDTTPPTAPTSLSVESTTETSVDVSWSASTDSGGSGLDSYVVSVDGSEDQTVPAGTTSATVDGLSAGTSYQIGVSAVDGAGNESAATTVAATTSESDDDGTGEDDDDETTPADALVVNDYDGDPAWSSNQNDLGQWCGAGSFENGSGEVDDGALVLEYDNAGWFVEQIQQDISDYSSLVIRVSGTTGGEEDDFLLDMGGTRDLLANLTDDSISTSASNVTVGFESAGIDPSAGGLSVRLNFWQGGSSTLEIEEIRLE, via the coding sequence ATGACAGATCCAGACAGACCACCGACGGGAGACAGAGTGGCATCGCTAACCAACCGTGTGACGAGCGGCGACGGGCAGTCACGGCGGGCGTTCCTCAAGAGCAGCGTGCTGACTGGCGCGCTCGCGTTCGGCGTCGGGACGGGTGCGCTTGGGGGGGCATCCGCGGCGATTCCGACGCCACCGCTCCACCGTGACGGGAATCTGATCAAAGATCCCGACGGCAACACTGTCACCCTCCGGGGCGTCAATATCGCCGATCCCAAGCGGATCAACGAGACCGCCCAAGCGCGCGGGATGACGGCGACGCAGGTCATCGACATGCTCACCGACGAGTCAAACGGCTGGTATCCGCGGATGATCCGCGTCCCGGTCCAGCCGGTCGACATCGGCGAGTACGAACCCGGGTCGGGGCCGCCTGTCCCAGCGTTCAACGAGAGCGAGCTCGAATCGTATCTCAGCAATCACCTCGACGAGGTCGTTCAGCGCTGTGCCGACCGTGGCGTCTACTGTATTATCGATTACCACCGCCACCGGGACGTCCAGTGGGCGGAGGGCCAGGACGGCCCCGTCAACACCGAGCTCCAGGACGAGGTCGACATGTTCTGGGACACGGTCGCACCGCGGTACGCCGACCAATCACACGTCCTCTATGAGGTGTACAACGAGCCCACCGAGCCGGGCATGTGGGAGGACCCCACGACCACCCAGTGGGTCGCCGACATCTGGCAGCTCTGGCTCGAGATGGCTCAGCCGTGGGTCGACACGATCCGCAGTCACGCGGACAACCTGATCCTGATGGGCTCGCCCAGCTGGTCACAGAGTCCGGAAGGCGCACTCGTCGAGGAGTTCGACGGCGAGGACATCGCCTACACTTTCCACATCTATCCGGGTCACAACTCCAGTCAAAGCCAGAACTGGGAGGACGCCTCGAACAACGGCGAAGGCGTTGCCGGCGTCTACGAGCAAGCGCCGCTGTTCGTCACCGAGTTCGGCTGGGAGGAAAATGCCGGGCAGTACATCGGCGGGACCGACGACTTCGGGACCGCGTTCCTCGACTTCTTGGAGAAGAGCGAGGCCATCCACTGGACGGCCTGGTGTGCTGACCCTGTCTGGCGACCGGTGATGTTCAGCCGGCCGTTCGCCGAGAACGCCGACGACTCGATCGGCGACCCCTACAACGGGACTGTTCCCGAGGCCTGTTCGGAGTTGCCCTGTGAGTGGGAACTCACGACCGGCAGCGGGGCCATGGGCGACGACATCAAGGCGGCCCTCGAACAGTACCGCAACGACGGGATCCCCGGCGAGGGGACCGGCGGTGGCGACGGTAACGGCGACGACGAGGACACCACTCCGCCCACGGCGCCCACGTCACTCTCGGTCGAGTCGACGACCGAAACCTCGGTCGACGTGAGCTGGAGCGCCTCGACGGATTCGGGCGGTTCCGGCCTCGACAGCTACGTCGTCTCCGTCGATGGCAGCGAGGACCAGACTGTCCCGGCAGGAACCACGTCGGCGACGGTCGACGGGCTCTCCGCCGGAACATCGTATCAGATCGGCGTCTCTGCGGTCGACGGAGCGGGCAACGAGTCCGCCGCGACGACCGTCGCGGCGACGACGAGCGAATCCGACGACGACGGTACCGGTGAAGACGATGACGACGAAACGACGCCGGCAGACGCCCTCGTCGTGAACGATTACGACGGCGATCCGGCGTGGTCGTCGAATCAGAACGATCTCGGCCAGTGGTGTGGGGCCGGCTCCTTCGAGAACGGGAGTGGCGAGGTCGACGATGGCGCGCTGGTCCTCGAATACGATAACGCCGGCTGGTTCGTCGAGCAGATTCAGCAGGACATTTCGGACTATTCGTCGCTTGTCATTCGTGTCAGCGGTACGACCGGTGGCGAGGAAGACGACTTCCTTCTCGATATGGGCGGGACGCGTGATTTGCTCGCGAATCTGACTGACGATTCGATTTCGACGTCGGCCTCGAACGTCACGGTCGGCTTCGAATCCGCAGGTATCGACCCGTCGGCTGGGGGACTCTCAGTCCGGCTGAACTTCTGGCAGGGTGGGTCTAGCACGCTCGAAATCGAGGAGATACGGCTCGAATAA
- a CDS encoding sialate O-acetylesterase, translating to MTRRAHDTDDVDEASGSGGEQHRSNEAAGSQGDTSRRAFLKSGVAVGAGTVALGLGQQASAATATDPSNLDLYLLFGQSNMEGQGPIEEQDRGTNPRIHVLADKTCPNLDREYGEWYLAEPPLNRCYGQLGPGDYFAKTLIEELPDDRSIGLVPAAVSGADIALFEKGAPIGRNDRDIPPQFDGGYEWMVDLAETAQQVGTFKGILFHQGETNTNDQQWTAQVEGIVKDLRADLGIGNVPFLAGEMLYDSAGGCCGSHNTEVNELPDVIENAHVVSAEGLAGQDYAHFTSDAYRELGRRYAAEMLEHVDVSGGTDDGSGGNSGDDSGGNDGDGSGSDSDDDSDSDTGDSGDDSGDDAGSDSGGSSEYPTWDSTAVYRTGDRVVHDGRVWEAQWYTLDQEPREEDYYVWQPVDGSSTGGSAGSDVGAGSGDTTDDTAGGDIGGSDDSGSGGDAGDTDGSDAVLAEVEPSTTSASVGERVTFRVTDTSGEGHWIASLSFDFGDGSTATGWWAAHTYDSAGTYTVALTATSDGGDSSTHEVTITVS from the coding sequence ATGACACGACGCGCGCACGACACTGACGACGTGGACGAGGCATCGGGGAGTGGGGGTGAGCAACATCGCTCGAACGAGGCGGCCGGATCCCAGGGGGACACGTCTCGACGTGCGTTCCTGAAGAGCGGTGTTGCGGTCGGCGCAGGGACGGTTGCGCTCGGCCTGGGCCAGCAGGCCTCGGCGGCCACGGCGACTGACCCGTCGAATCTCGATCTGTACCTGCTGTTTGGCCAGTCGAACATGGAGGGGCAGGGACCGATCGAAGAGCAGGATCGAGGGACGAACCCGCGGATCCACGTCCTCGCTGACAAGACCTGTCCGAACCTCGATCGCGAGTATGGCGAGTGGTATCTGGCCGAACCGCCGCTCAACCGATGCTATGGACAACTCGGCCCCGGCGATTACTTCGCCAAGACCCTGATCGAGGAGCTGCCGGACGATCGGTCGATCGGGCTCGTCCCCGCAGCCGTCAGCGGGGCCGACATTGCCCTCTTCGAAAAGGGGGCACCGATCGGGCGGAACGACCGCGACATTCCACCGCAGTTCGACGGCGGGTACGAGTGGATGGTCGATCTCGCCGAGACGGCCCAGCAAGTCGGGACGTTCAAGGGCATCCTGTTCCACCAGGGTGAGACAAACACGAACGATCAGCAGTGGACCGCCCAGGTCGAGGGTATCGTCAAGGATCTCCGCGCCGACCTCGGTATCGGCAACGTCCCGTTCCTGGCGGGCGAGATGCTCTATGACTCGGCTGGGGGGTGTTGTGGCTCGCACAACACCGAAGTCAACGAACTCCCGGACGTCATCGAGAACGCCCACGTTGTCTCGGCTGAAGGACTTGCCGGCCAGGATTACGCGCACTTCACGTCAGACGCGTATCGGGAACTCGGTCGCCGCTACGCCGCGGAGATGCTGGAACACGTCGACGTCAGCGGCGGGACCGACGACGGATCCGGCGGCAACTCCGGTGATGATTCGGGTGGCAACGATGGCGATGGGTCGGGCAGTGACTCCGATGATGACTCGGACAGTGACACTGGCGACTCCGGCGATGATTCGGGCGATGACGCCGGTAGCGACTCAGGGGGTTCCAGCGAGTATCCCACGTGGGATTCAACTGCCGTTTATCGCACCGGCGATCGGGTCGTCCACGACGGACGCGTCTGGGAGGCCCAGTGGTACACCCTGGATCAGGAACCCCGCGAGGAGGACTACTACGTTTGGCAACCCGTCGATGGGAGCTCCACCGGGGGGAGCGCTGGCAGTGACGTCGGTGCGGGAAGCGGCGACACCACCGACGACACTGCTGGAGGCGACATCGGCGGCAGTGATGATAGCGGGTCCGGTGGCGATGCCGGGGACACCGACGGTAGCGATGCCGTGCTCGCCGAGGTGGAGCCGAGTACGACGTCGGCCAGTGTCGGTGAGCGTGTCACATTCAGGGTCACCGATACGAGTGGTGAGGGTCACTGGATCGCGTCTTTGTCGTTCGACTTCGGCGATGGGTCGACAGCGACTGGCTGGTGGGCGGCACACACCTACGATTCGGCGGGTACCTACACGGTCGCGCTGACTGCCACCAGCGACGGCGGTGATTCGAGCACGCACGAAGTGACGATTACAGTTTCCTAA
- a CDS encoding fibronectin type III domain-containing protein — MTNDNTHDSVESATNDSRIIDDVSRRDVLKAAGASALTAGFASSIVGSVSADDIPTPWLERDGNLLRDPDGNQVILRGVNMADPARLARSWRSKDSMGVFDKATNTDESNDGGWHNNILRVPTQPQDIGDAGSGSIGSMPHGDDWGPLLPGQIDESDMETYFSNYVDPIVDAAEEEGLYVMIDYHRHFPIFHQPQHEEDLGDYQCGNESFENDIGFCGERGVLWHSEEQASQLDGYTEEYAAELNQELQMYWNFVAPRYNDRSHVVYDIYNEPTGPYAGDWGSPTELPATGEEGEGNPSYDADANQEYWDMWVDRAQPWVDTVREHAPDNLITIGSPRWSQLTYWAPTNEFDGENICYTGHVYTHEGMRPLSDSFGTAAEEVPMFFSEFGWAEGGGRDGFSFLEGTTSEYADGFESFLDEYPVHPICWNFDHTWEPSFFVHDESQDGDWVIHDYEARPAQWWQEYLYENRNNDLPESGGDDDDTTAPSIPSNLTVTDETSSSITIQWSASTDSGTSGLAQYNVLVDGSLEQTVSAGTTSATIDGLAADTSYQIAVSAEDGAGNTSGTTTITADTDAGSDDGDTQAPSAPSNVSVESTTETSVEVSWSASTDSGGSGLDSYVVFVDGSQDQTVPAGTTSATVDGLSAGTSYQIGVSAVDGAGNESAATTVGATTSESDDDDDGTTGDLIASIDPGTTSASTGDLVQFWISDETGNQTWITGLEWELGNGTTGRGWYTDERYQSPGTYTVTLTATNNEGETSTDEVEVTIS, encoded by the coding sequence ATGACGAACGACAACACACACGATAGCGTAGAATCGGCGACGAACGACAGTCGAATCATCGACGACGTCTCACGGCGGGACGTTCTCAAGGCGGCGGGAGCGAGCGCGCTCACGGCCGGGTTCGCAAGTAGCATCGTCGGCTCGGTTTCGGCAGACGACATTCCGACGCCGTGGCTCGAACGCGACGGCAACCTGCTTCGGGACCCCGACGGCAATCAGGTCATCCTTCGCGGGGTCAACATGGCCGATCCGGCCCGGCTGGCGCGGTCCTGGCGCAGTAAGGATTCGATGGGCGTCTTCGACAAAGCCACGAACACCGACGAGTCAAACGACGGCGGCTGGCACAACAACATCCTCCGGGTTCCGACCCAGCCCCAGGACATCGGGGACGCCGGGTCCGGGAGCATCGGCAGCATGCCTCATGGAGACGACTGGGGCCCGCTGCTGCCCGGTCAGATAGACGAGTCCGACATGGAGACGTACTTCTCGAACTACGTCGATCCCATCGTCGACGCTGCCGAGGAGGAAGGGCTCTACGTCATGATCGACTATCACCGCCACTTCCCGATCTTCCACCAGCCCCAGCACGAGGAGGATCTCGGAGATTATCAGTGCGGGAACGAGTCCTTCGAGAACGACATCGGCTTCTGTGGCGAACGTGGCGTCCTCTGGCACTCGGAGGAGCAGGCCTCCCAGCTCGATGGCTACACCGAGGAGTATGCCGCCGAGCTCAACCAGGAGCTCCAGATGTACTGGAACTTCGTCGCGCCGCGGTATAACGACCGCTCGCACGTGGTCTATGACATCTACAACGAGCCGACTGGTCCCTACGCCGGTGACTGGGGCTCGCCGACCGAACTGCCCGCGACCGGCGAGGAGGGCGAGGGCAACCCCTCATACGACGCCGACGCGAACCAGGAGTACTGGGACATGTGGGTCGACCGTGCCCAGCCGTGGGTCGACACCGTTCGCGAGCACGCGCCCGACAACCTCATCACGATCGGTTCCCCGCGGTGGAGTCAGCTCACTTACTGGGCGCCGACCAACGAGTTCGACGGCGAGAACATCTGTTACACCGGTCACGTCTACACCCACGAGGGGATGCGACCCCTGTCGGACTCCTTCGGCACGGCGGCCGAGGAGGTACCGATGTTCTTCAGCGAGTTCGGCTGGGCCGAGGGCGGCGGTCGCGACGGCTTCAGCTTCCTCGAAGGGACGACCTCCGAGTACGCCGACGGCTTCGAGAGCTTCCTCGATGAGTACCCGGTCCACCCGATCTGCTGGAACTTCGATCACACCTGGGAGCCCTCCTTTTTCGTCCACGACGAGAGTCAGGACGGCGACTGGGTCATCCACGACTACGAGGCCCGTCCCGCCCAGTGGTGGCAGGAGTACCTCTATGAGAACCGCAATAACGACCTGCCCGAGAGTGGCGGCGACGACGATGACACGACGGCACCGTCGATCCCGTCGAACCTCACCGTGACCGACGAGACGAGCTCGTCGATCACCATCCAGTGGTCCGCGTCGACCGATTCGGGTACCTCCGGACTCGCACAGTACAACGTCCTCGTCGACGGCTCGCTGGAGCAGACGGTCTCGGCCGGGACGACGAGTGCGACCATCGACGGGCTGGCTGCCGACACCTCCTACCAGATCGCGGTCTCGGCCGAGGACGGTGCCGGTAACACGTCCGGGACGACGACGATCACGGCCGACACTGACGCCGGCAGCGACGACGGTGACACGCAAGCGCCGTCGGCCCCGTCGAACGTTTCGGTCGAGTCGACGACGGAAACCTCGGTCGAGGTCTCCTGGAGCGCATCGACGGATTCGGGCGGTTCCGGCCTCGACAGCTACGTCGTCTTCGTCGACGGCTCCCAGGACCAGACGGTCCCGGCCGGCACGACGAGTGCGACGGTCGACGGCCTCTCCGCTGGAACGTCCTACCAGATCGGGGTCAGCGCGGTCGACGGTGCGGGCAACGAGTCCGCCGCGACGACCGTCGGGGCCACGACGAGCGAATCCGACGATGACGACGATGGGACCACCGGTGACCTGATCGCGTCGATCGACCCGGGGACGACCTCGGCGTCGACTGGCGACCTGGTCCAGTTCTGGATCTCCGACGAGACCGGCAACCAGACCTGGATCACCGGCCTCGAATGGGAACTCGGCAACGGCACCACCGGCCGTGGCTGGTACACCGACGAGCGCTACCAGTCGCCGGGTACCTACACGGTCACGCTGACCGCGACCAACAACGAGGGCGAGACGTCCACCGACGAAGTCGAGGTGACCATCTCCTGA
- a CDS encoding endo-1,4-beta-xylanase: protein MTTDDSHDIDASAHESDDVRDASELTTDGEGPVGSMDRRDYLQTVAAAAAAAGLGAATTGGAAAETADTSLDIDERIEEHRTGDLEVVVENPDGSTVSDASVSVSQQEHDFGFGTAVNANTLINSSSEGDNYREYIPELFNKAVMENRHKWDFWENEQQLADEATEWILNQGLDMRGHVCIWGREDVAAIPDDILTAIDEGDEQTIRERSMAHIEEIITHYGEDFTEWEIVNEAMHAYQLQIGVYGDQIDTEEPWTGDVVPWTSELLADWYDQAESVIEENDLDLGIAVNDFNQFAYGYTDNRYVNEIQHINTNAVQLDTVGLQAHAGARTGEFNSNDSPDGRISAAQVTEEMNKWADLGARLKITEFDTYNGDDWNSDEERAEVLENYLRGAFSHPGCDDFIMWGFWDGRHWENEAPLFYDDWSTKPAYDVWTGLVYDEWWTDDSGTTDASGTYATTAFLGDHEVTVSTDSAETTETVSVSDASGTTTVTVTLEGDGDSDGDTQPPETPTNLTATDSTSSSITVSWDGVTDNGTSGLDVYVVSVDGSEDQQVGAGMTTATIDGLDAATTYEIGVSAVDGAGNESETATVQATTDEDGDGDGDGDGDGNGDGDGEEDGDETGDGDLIAEMDPSTTDAAVGERVTFRVTDTTDSGNWISSLEWDLGNGDTASGWYTETTYESAGTYTVALTATNNDDESTTHEVDIVVGGGDGDGDGEGDSDGDGDGDGDGDGGDGTTDDLIAEINPSTTEASVGETVQFWVSDRSGSANWITGAEWELGDGSTASGWYAETTYESAGTYTVTLTATNNDDESTTDEVTITVS, encoded by the coding sequence ATGACAACCGACGATTCACACGACATCGACGCATCGGCGCACGAATCAGACGACGTCCGCGACGCGAGCGAATTGACGACCGACGGGGAAGGCCCCGTCGGCTCGATGGACCGGCGAGACTATCTCCAGACCGTCGCGGCAGCGGCCGCGGCGGCCGGACTCGGCGCTGCCACAACGGGTGGCGCGGCCGCAGAGACCGCGGACACCTCGCTGGATATCGACGAGCGCATCGAGGAACACCGGACCGGCGATCTGGAAGTCGTCGTCGAGAACCCCGACGGCTCGACGGTCTCGGATGCCAGCGTTTCGGTTTCCCAGCAGGAACACGACTTTGGCTTCGGGACGGCCGTCAACGCCAACACGTTGATCAACAGCTCCAGCGAGGGCGACAACTATCGGGAGTACATCCCCGAACTGTTCAACAAGGCGGTGATGGAGAACCGCCACAAGTGGGACTTCTGGGAGAACGAACAGCAACTGGCCGATGAGGCGACCGAGTGGATCTTGAATCAGGGCCTGGACATGCGTGGGCACGTCTGCATCTGGGGCCGGGAGGACGTCGCGGCGATCCCGGACGACATCCTGACGGCGATCGACGAGGGTGACGAGCAGACGATTCGCGAGCGCTCGATGGCTCACATCGAGGAGATCATCACCCACTACGGCGAGGACTTCACCGAGTGGGAGATCGTCAACGAGGCGATGCACGCCTACCAGCTCCAGATCGGTGTCTACGGCGACCAGATCGACACCGAGGAGCCTTGGACCGGCGACGTCGTGCCCTGGACCTCCGAACTGCTGGCCGATTGGTACGACCAGGCCGAGTCGGTGATCGAGGAGAACGACCTCGATCTCGGGATCGCGGTCAATGACTTCAACCAGTTCGCGTACGGCTACACCGACAACCGGTACGTCAACGAGATTCAACATATCAACACCAACGCCGTCCAGCTCGATACGGTCGGCCTTCAGGCTCACGCCGGTGCCCGGACGGGCGAGTTCAACTCGAACGACAGCCCGGACGGCCGGATCAGCGCCGCACAGGTCACCGAGGAGATGAACAAGTGGGCGGATCTCGGTGCGCGCCTGAAGATCACGGAGTTCGACACGTACAACGGCGACGACTGGAATTCCGACGAGGAGCGCGCGGAGGTCTTAGAGAACTACCTCCGCGGAGCGTTCAGCCATCCCGGGTGTGACGACTTCATCATGTGGGGCTTCTGGGACGGCCGCCACTGGGAGAACGAGGCACCGCTGTTCTACGATGATTGGTCGACAAAGCCGGCGTACGATGTCTGGACCGGACTGGTGTACGACGAGTGGTGGACCGACGATTCCGGCACGACCGACGCCAGTGGAACCTACGCCACGACGGCGTTCCTGGGTGACCACGAAGTCACCGTCAGCACCGACAGCGCGGAGACGACTGAGACAGTCTCGGTCTCGGACGCCTCGGGGACGACGACGGTGACAGTGACGCTCGAAGGCGACGGGGACAGTGACGGCGACACCCAGCCACCGGAAACGCCGACGAACCTGACCGCGACTGATTCCACGAGCTCCTCGATCACCGTCTCCTGGGACGGCGTCACGGACAACGGCACCTCCGGTCTGGATGTCTACGTCGTCTCCGTCGACGGCAGCGAGGACCAGCAGGTCGGTGCCGGGATGACGACCGCGACGATCGACGGGCTGGATGCCGCCACGACCTACGAGATCGGCGTCTCGGCGGTCGACGGCGCGGGCAACGAGTCCGAGACGGCGACCGTCCAGGCAACGACCGACGAGGATGGCGACGGCGACGGAGATGGCGATGGTGATGGCAACGGCGATGGCGATGGTGAAGAAGACGGTGACGAAACTGGCGACGGTGATCTGATCGCCGAGATGGATCCGAGTACGACCGACGCCGCGGTCGGCGAGCGGGTCACCTTCCGGGTGACGGATACGACCGACTCGGGCAACTGGATCAGCTCCCTGGAGTGGGACCTCGGCAACGGCGACACGGCGAGTGGCTGGTACACCGAGACGACCTACGAGTCCGCCGGCACCTACACCGTGGCGCTGACGGCGACGAATAACGACGACGAGTCCACCACCCACGAGGTCGATATCGTCGTCGGCGGTGGTGACGGCGATGGCGACGGAGAGGGAGACAGCGATGGAGATGGCGACGGTGACGGAGATGGCGACGGTGGCGACGGCACGACCGACGACCTGATCGCTGAGATCAACCCGAGCACCACGGAGGCGAGTGTCGGCGAGACGGTCCAGTTCTGGGTTTCTGACCGATCCGGTTCCGCGAACTGGATCACTGGCGCCGAGTGGGAACTGGGCGATGGGTCCACGGCGAGCGGCTGGTATGCGGAGACGACCTACGAGTCGGCCGGCACCTACACCGTGACGCTGACCGCCACCAACAACGACGACGAGTCAACTACGGACGAGGTGACCATCACAGTCTCCTGA
- a CDS encoding endo-1,4-beta-xylanase: MTPDTNDDIDTSTAGPVEADDSVGSMDRRDYLQTVAAAAAAAGLGAATTGGAAAETADTSLSIDERIEEHRTGDLEVVVENPDGSTVSDAEVSIAQQEHAFSFGTAVNADRLVNESDPGDNYREYVPELFNTAVLGNHHKWRFWENNRQVADEATNWLLDQGLDMRGHVCLWGREDVAAIPDDILTAIEERDAETIRERSMAHIEEIITHYGDDITDWDVVNEAMHAYQLQLGVYGDQIDTEEPWNGEVVPWTSPLLAAWYETAASVIAEHDLDVGIAVNDFNQFPYAYTDNRYESEIDHINANGAQLDTVGLQAHIAAREGEFNSNDDPDGRIDADQVVSEINTWADHGARVKITEFDTYNGDDWNSDEERADVTENYLRGAFSHPGVDAFIMWGFWDGDHWEDEAPLFYEDWSQKPAYDVWTGLVYDEWWTDDSGTTDASGTYATTAFLGDHEVTVSTDSAETTESVEVTDASGTTTVTVTVAGDGSAADDTQPPSVPTNLSVSTTTDSTVTVSWDGVTDNGTAGLDQYVVSVGGSQDQTIGAGMTTATVEGLDAAATYEIGVSAVDSAGNESDAATVSATTADSDDGTDDGDGDEDGDGIDDGEDDGETPVEALVVNDYDGDPAWASNRNDLGQWCGAGSFENGGGAVEDGALVLEYDNAGWFVEQIQQDVSEYSELVLVLAGDDVQADEFLLDVGGARGLLSAFTDDAIGTSASTVTVDMESAGIDPSTGGLSVRLNFWQGGSGTLEIEEIRFQ, from the coding sequence ATGACACCAGACACGAACGACGACATCGACACATCGACGGCCGGCCCCGTCGAGGCCGACGATTCTGTCGGCTCGATGGACCGGCGAGACTATCTTCAGACCGTCGCGGCAGCGGCCGCGGCGGCCGGACTCGGCGCTGCCACAACGGGTGGCGCAGCCGCCGAGACGGCTGACACTTCCTTGAGTATCGACGAACGGATCGAAGAACACCGGACCGGCGATCTGGAAGTGGTCGTCGAGAACCCCGACGGCTCGACGGTCTCGGACGCCGAGGTCTCGATCGCCCAGCAGGAACACGCGTTCAGCTTCGGCACCGCCGTCAACGCCGACAGGCTCGTCAACGAGAGCGACCCCGGCGACAACTACCGCGAGTACGTCCCGGAGCTGTTCAACACGGCGGTGCTCGGTAACCACCACAAGTGGCGGTTCTGGGAGAACAACCGGCAGGTCGCCGACGAGGCGACCAACTGGCTGCTCGATCAGGGACTGGACATGCGCGGGCACGTCTGTCTCTGGGGCCGGGAGGACGTCGCGGCGATCCCGGACGATATCTTGACGGCGATCGAGGAACGCGACGCCGAGACGATCCGCGAGCGTTCGATGGCCCACATCGAGGAGATCATCACCCACTACGGTGACGACATCACCGACTGGGATGTCGTCAACGAGGCGATGCACGCCTACCAGCTGCAGCTCGGTGTCTACGGCGATCAGATCGACACCGAGGAGCCCTGGAACGGCGAGGTTGTCCCGTGGACCTCTCCACTCCTGGCGGCGTGGTACGAGACGGCCGCGTCGGTGATCGCGGAGCACGACCTCGACGTCGGGATCGCGGTCAACGACTTCAACCAGTTCCCCTACGCCTACACGGACAACCGCTACGAGTCGGAGATCGACCACATCAACGCCAACGGGGCACAGTTGGACACGGTCGGTCTCCAGGCACACATTGCCGCCCGAGAGGGCGAGTTCAATTCCAACGACGATCCGGACGGCCGGATCGACGCCGACCAGGTCGTCTCGGAGATCAACACGTGGGCCGACCATGGCGCACGCGTGAAGATCACTGAATTCGACACGTACAACGGCGACGACTGGAACTCAGATGAGGAACGCGCCGACGTGACGGAGAACTACCTCCGGGGTGCGTTCAGCCATCCTGGCGTCGACGCGTTCATCATGTGGGGCTTCTGGGACGGCGACCACTGGGAAGACGAAGCGCCGCTGTTCTACGAGGACTGGTCCCAGAAACCCGCCTACGACGTCTGGACCGGCCTGGTCTACGACGAGTGGTGGACCGACGACTCCGGCACGACCGACGCCAGTGGAACCTACGCCACGACGGCATTCCTGGGTGACCACGAAGTCACCGTCAGTACCGATAGCGCAGAGACGACCGAGTCAGTCGAAGTCACGGACGCCTCGGGCACGACGACGGTCACGGTCACCGTCGCGGGTGACGGCAGCGCCGCGGACGACACCCAGCCGCCGTCGGTGCCGACGAATCTCTCGGTGTCGACGACGACCGACTCGACGGTCACCGTCTCCTGGGACGGCGTGACGGACAACGGGACCGCCGGGCTGGACCAGTACGTCGTCTCCGTGGGCGGCTCGCAGGACCAGACGATCGGTGCCGGCATGACGACCGCGACGGTCGAGGGGCTCGACGCGGCGGCGACCTACGAGATCGGCGTCTCGGCGGTCGACAGTGCGGGCAACGAGTCCGACGCCGCGACGGTATCGGCGACGACCGCGGACAGTGATGATGGTACCGACGACGGTGATGGAGACGAGGATGGCGACGGCATCGACGACGGCGAAGACGACGGCGAGACGCCTGTCGAGGCACTCGTCGTCAACGATTACGACGGCGATCCGGCGTGGGCGTCCAATCGCAACGATCTCGGCCAGTGGTGCGGGGCCGGCTCGTTCGAGAACGGTGGCGGCGCGGTCGAGGACGGGGCGCTGGTCCTCGAATACGACAACGCCGGCTGGTTCGTCGAGCAGATCCAGCAGGACGTCTCGGAGTACTCGGAACTGGTGTTGGTCCTGGCCGGTGACGACGTCCAAGCGGACGAGTTCCTGCTGGACGTGGGTGGCGCTCGGGGGCTCCTCTCTGCGTTCACCGACGACGCCATCGGAACGTCGGCCTCGACCGTCACCGTCGACATGGAATCGGCAGGTATCGACCCGTCGACCGGGGGGCTCTCGGTTCGACTGAACTTCTGGCAGGGCGGCAGTGGCACGCTCGAAATCGAGGAGATCCGCTTCCAGTAG